TCCACGTTCTCCGGCGGCATCTGCAATCCGCCAGGCCTACGCACCCGCACCACGTCGGCGCCGAGATCGGCCAAGATCATCCCGGCGTGCGGCCCCGGGCCGATCCCGCCGAGCTCGATCACTCTCACCCCGGCCAGGGGTCCGGTGTTCGTCACGACTGAAAGGTAGCTCAGCCGTTCTTCTTGGACCGCAGAACCTGCTTGCGCAGCCCGTCGGTCGCGGTCTCCATCAAACCCTTGGCACCCCGTTTGATCACGAAGCCGGGCAGCGGAACCAGCGGGTCGACAGTCAACTCGAACCGCACCCTGGTCGACTCTCCCTCGGGGATGAGTGTGTACCGACCCTCTTGTGCGCGTTGCTGTCTGGAGCTGGCCAGGGTCCAGCTGACCCCGTCGGGATGAACGGCGTAATCCAGTACCTGCTCGTCGTTGACCCCGACGACCTTGACCGTCTGGCGCGACCTGCTCGGGCGACCGTCGGAATCGCGCTCGAGCACCTCCACCTTCTGATGCGCCTGCGACCACTGCGGCAGCGACTCGAGGTCGAACAGCACGGCGAGGATCTCCTCGGGCGTCGCCTCGATGGTGACCTCGCGGGTTTCGGTGACAGCCATGTCCCACGGTTGCCCGCGAGCGCGTTTTCGAAACTATCCCTTGCTGACCTTCAACACCTGCTTGCGCAGGCCGTCGGTGGCGGTCTCCATCGCACCCTTGATGGTGCGCTTGACCACGAAACCGGGCAGCGGCACGGCCAGATCGATCGACAGGTCGAAGCGCAGCCTGGTCTTGTCGCCGTCGGGCGTCAGCGTGTACTTGGCGTCTTGCGAACGCAATTGGCCGGCCTTGACCAGCGTCCAGCTCACCTCGTTGTCAGCCCAGGTGTACTCGACGATCTGCTCGTCGGTCAGACCCGCCGCCTTGATCTTCATCTTCACCTTGTGCGGCCTGCCGTCGTCGTAAGCCTCCAGCACCTCTGCGCTCTGGTACTGCGGCGACCAGGTGGGTGTTGATTCGACATCGGCGATGACATCGAGGATCGCTTCAGGACTGGCCTCGATCACGACCTCACGGGAATCTTTGACTGCCATGGGCGTGACCATAATGGTTGAGTCGCGGTTTATCTGCGGATTCCTACGACGCCGGCGGCACCAGCATGGATTGCCAGGTCTTGTTGCCCGGGCCGTGCTGGCCGATGACGAGCGGCGGCGCAGCGGCGCCGGTGCCCTGGGGCGGTGGCAGCCGCGGGTCCTGGCCCGGCGCGTACTGCGGCACGCCCTGGCCGGAGAAGGTCGCGTTGGGATCGCCCTTCCAGTTGAACCCGTCGTTGAGTGGCACGTAATTCTCGTCGCTTTCGCACATCTCGACGGTCGGGGCGCGCTTGGCCGGGTTGTTCTCACACGGAATATTGCGCACACCACGGACATTCATGTTCGAGTCCTGCGGGATCCGGCAGTACAGGTCGCCGGCCGGCCGCTCCGGGTAGTCGACGTCGGACGGTGAACGCTGCTGCTGGACGGGCAGGAACCCGGTGTTGCAGGGCGGCGGCAGATTGAGGTTGAGATTGAAGTCGAGGTAGATGCCGCGGTAGGACTGCTTGACGCCGGAGTCGGCGACGGTGATCGCCTGCATGACCGATGTGCCCTGCGGGAACAGCACCAGTAGCTGTTCGATGTCGTTGCGGTAGGTGACCGCGATGTCGCCGAGGCTCA
This is a stretch of genomic DNA from Mycobacterium sp. ELW1. It encodes these proteins:
- a CDS encoding SRPBCC family protein, yielding MAVTETREVTIEATPEEILAVLFDLESLPQWSQAHQKVEVLERDSDGRPSRSRQTVKVVGVNDEQVLDYAVHPDGVSWTLASSRQQRAQEGRYTLIPEGESTRVRFELTVDPLVPLPGFVIKRGAKGLMETATDGLRKQVLRSKKNG
- a CDS encoding SRPBCC family protein — translated: MAVKDSREVVIEASPEAILDVIADVESTPTWSPQYQSAEVLEAYDDGRPHKVKMKIKAAGLTDEQIVEYTWADNEVSWTLVKAGQLRSQDAKYTLTPDGDKTRLRFDLSIDLAVPLPGFVVKRTIKGAMETATDGLRKQVLKVSKG